In the Acidobacteriota bacterium genome, GGCGGCGCACCATACAGCACGCTCCGCGCGTTGAAGTCATCGTCTTTGGTCAGGATCACGAAGCCGCCTTCCCGAGCGGTCGCCCAGAGTCGCGCGTCGTCGACGCCGCGAAGGTGCAGGGTCTCGACATGCACGGTTCCCGGAAACGACTCACTCAGGACGCCGACGAGCCGGGGGCTCAGGTTCTCGTCGACAAGGAACCGCATAGGTCACGCGGCCGGCGTTGCCAGGCGCCGCTCCCGTGCTGCAGCAAACGCCAGCACGGCCCGGATGCCCTCGGAGGTAAGGCTCGGGAAATCGGCGAGGATCTGAGCTTCGGTCATGCCCGAGGCCAGGTACTCGAGCACGTCCTGCACAGTGATGCGCGTCCCGGCGACGCACGGCTTGCCGCTGCGGACGCCCGCCGTGACCGTGATGAGGTCTTCCCAGGGCATACCGTCAGCATAGATGCTCGACGTCGCGGGCACAAGCGACCTTCGGCGGCGCACCATACAGCACGCTCCGCGCGTTGAAGTCATCGTCTTTGGTCAGGATCACGAAGCCGCCTTCCCGAGCGGTCGCCCAGAGTCGCGCGTCGTCGACGCCGCGAAGGTGGCCCTGATCCCGGCCGCAACGAAGGGCAGACGTATCGCGGCGAGTATCGGGAGGTTGGCAGCGCCCGCCAACCTCGCCACCGCCCCGACGCCGAGGGCCTGTGACACAGGGGCGGCCTGCCCGAGCACGTCGGTGAGGGGATTCGGCACAAGGGGCCCGCACTCGGCGCCCGAGCACGCCACCGCGGTGTCGGGATCCGGCGTCGTCGCACCCGTCCCGTCCTGAGGTGTCGGCGGACGACTGCCCGGGCCTCCGCCGGACCGCCCGCCGCCGGCGCCGCGCCCCGGGTCCGTGTACCCGAACCCGCTGCCCCAACCGCCCGACGCCAAGCCGTACAGCCCCCAGTCCACCGCGCTCATTCCAGAGCCGTTGCCGCCTCCGGGGCCTACTCGGTCCGTGTCAGAGCTGCCACAGCTGAGGACCCAGGCGCTATGGCCGTTCCAGACCCCTGTTCCCACGCACCGCCCGTCCGGATCCACGAAGCTCAGCGGATTCGCCCGCGCGTAGGTATAGCGATTCCACTGCTGCGGGTCGAAGAGGCCCACATAGACCCGGTCCACCTGCGTGAACCGTCCGTGCCGCGGCTGGTAGAAGCGCGCGCCGAAATAATCGAGGCCCGCCTCCCCGTCCCGCGCCTGCCCGGTGAACTGCTGCGGCGGGAGCTCCCCCACCGGCGCGAGGAGTTCGTCGAAGGGCCGACAGGCCCTGAGCCAGGCAGCGTCGCGCTCAACGGCCAATCGGTAGCCTTCGGACGCGGTACCGACTGTCCTCGACGAGAATCAGGGCTCCGGCGTGCAGCGTGTCGGCCTGCTCCTCGAGCACGCTCAAGAGTCGACCGTTCACGACATCCGCGCGCTCGTCCGTCAGGCGTAGGATGATGACGCTCGGCCCCGCCATGACGCCGAGCGCAAGGAGGTCGCCGAAGTCCAGGTCGAATGTCAGGATGACCCGGCTGGCGTCGCGTGCGCACTCGATGACCTGCCGATCCGCGGCGCGGTGAAGTCCAAGCGTGTGGACGTGCTCGACGTCGTGCCCGCATTCCGACAGGTAGGCCACCGTCTTCGGCGAGATGCCGGCGTCGGCCAACAGCCGCATGGACTCACGCCCGCAAGGTGTGGAGTTCGTCGTTGGCGAGGGCCGCCGCGTAGCCGAGCGCCTGGCGCACGTCCTCCT is a window encoding:
- a CDS encoding DUF5615 family PIN-like protein, whose translation is MRFLVDENLSPRLVGVLSESFPGTVHVETLHLRGVDDARLWATAREGGFVILTKDDDFNARSVLYGAPPKVVHLRVGNAETATIVEVLREWQARIEAFGRDESTSLLVLP
- a CDS encoding DUF433 domain-containing protein: MPWEDLITVTAGVRSGKPCVAGTRITVQDVLEYLASGMTEAQILADFPSLTSEGIRAVLAFAAARERRLATPAA
- a CDS encoding DUF5615 family PIN-like protein is translated as MRAPCAESPHRRARAGRPCVTGPRRRGGGEVGGRCQPPDTRRDTSALRCGRDQGHLRGVDDARLWATAREGGFVILTKDDDFNARSVLYGAPPKVACARDVEHLC
- a CDS encoding DUF5615 family PIN-like protein, whose translation is MRLLADAGISPKTVAYLSECGHDVEHVHTLGLHRAADRQVIECARDASRVILTFDLDFGDLLALGVMAGPSVIILRLTDERADVVNGRLLSVLEEQADTLHAGALILVEDSRYRVRRLPIGR